The sequence below is a genomic window from Paenibacillus sp. DCT19.
AGAACAAACTAAGCCAAGCCAGAAAGGTCATTGGCTTGGCTTAGAGATGAAAGATCAGAGATCAGTTAAATGATAGATGTAATATGGGGAAACACAATATAAATTCTTTACGATTTATTCTCATTCACGATCTTCTCCAGGTACTTCAACAATTCCTCACGCAGGTCAGGACGTTGCATCGCATAATGAAGGGTTGTCTCAATGAAGCCCAGCTTCTCTCCTACATCGTGACGCAAACCATCAAAGTGGTAGGCGAGAATCTGACGTTGATGATTCAGTAGAGACAGCGCATCGGTAAGCTGGATTTCTCCACCTACCCCGACAGATTGGCGACCCAAAATTTCGAATATATCTGGTGTTAAAATATAACGACCCATAATAGCAAGGTTCGAAGGGGCATCTTCCTGCTTCGGCTTCTCGATTAAACGACGTGCACGGAATACACGATCTTCAGTGTTCGGGATAGCTTCCCCATCAACAATCCCGTACCGAGATACCTCATCCCAACCAACAGGCTGTACGCCAACGATCGGCGACTGTAATTCATCATAGACCTCAATCATCTGTTGCAGACAAGGGTGCTTGGACTCAACGATATCATCGCCAAGCAGGACAGCGAAGGGTTCATTGCCGATAAACTTGCGAGCACACCAGATCGCATGCCCTAGACCTTTGGCTTCCTTTTGACGAATATAATGAATATCAGCCATCTCAGAAGGTTTACGTACCTGTTCGAGCAGATCCCACTTTTGCTTACTTGCCAAGTTCTGCTCTAGTTCGAAGGAGGAATCAAAATGATCCTCGATAGCACGCTTACCCTTACCTGTGACGATAATGATATCTTCAATCCCTGAAGCCACTGCTTCTTCAATAATGTATTGGATCGTCGGCTTGTCCACGATGGGCAGCATTTCTTTGGGCATTGCTTTCGTGGCTGGGAGAAATCGGGTACCCAGTCCGGCTGCAGGAATAATGGCTTTGCGTATACGCATGCTGAATCCACCCCTCTGATCAAAAAATTATGAAACACGATAATATAAATGGATTAAAATAATGGACATCATCTACGTAATTGGAATCCATTATACCATCAAAAGTTCCCGAATATCCTGTTCCGATAATGTGGTCGATCCACCATCTCCCGGCTCGATCACTTCTGCAATGAGGTCTTTCTTACGCTGCTGTAGCTCTAAAATTTTCTCCTCGATGGTGCCCTCCGTAATCAGACGAATGACTTGTACCACTTGCTTCTGTCCCATCCGGTGAGCACGACCGATTGCTTGCTCCTCCACCGCAGGGTTCCACCACAGATCGTACAAAATAACGGTATCCGCTCCGGTTAAGTTCAATCCCGTGCCGCCTGCTTTTAAGGAGATAAGGAATAGTTCACCTTCTCCTTCATTGAATCTACGACACATCTCTACACGGCTGGCAGCAGGTGTCTGTCCATCGAGATAGAACAAATCCCGTCCCTGCGCCGCCAATGTCTGCCGGATTAGGCTCAGCATACTCGCAAACTGTGAGAATATAAGGATACGTTTACCCGCAGCAAGACAATCTTCCACGGTCTCTAGCAGCTGTTCCATTTTGCCTGAGTCTCCCAGGTAACCTTCTACAAAGAGCGCCGGATGGCAGCATAACTGTCTTAATCGAGTAATACCCGCCAATATCTTGATACGGTTCTTATTGAACCCGCCATCCTCCATATCTTTTGAAGTCTCATCCTGGAGCTGAGCCAGATAAGCCGCATAGAGCTTCTTCTGTTCATCCGTCAGCTCGGAGCGCTGTACCGTCTCAATTCTGTCCGGCAGCTCCTCAAGCACATCTTTCTTCAAGCGACGGAGAATGAATGGACGTACCATCGGCGCAATCCGCTCTGGAGGTAGATCACGGAATCTCCGATAGTTCGGAAACAAACCAGGGAAGACCGCTTCAAAGATCGACCACAACTCATCCAGGGAATTCTCCACTGGCGTGCCTGTGAGCGCAAAGCGACGCGGAGCTTGGATTTGCTTAACTGCTTGAGCCGTTTGAGACGAAGAATTCTTAATTGCCTGCGCTTCATCCAAAATAAGCGTATGGAAGCTTCTGCCCAAGTACATGTCTAAATCCCGTCTCAGTAATGGGTAAGACGTCACAATAACGTCTGCCTGATTCATATCCGCAAGCATCGAAGCTCGCTCTTCTCGGTGTCCTGCTGCAATTAACACACGCAACTGTGGAGCAAATCGTGCAAATTCATTCGCCCAGTTATAGGTTAACGAAGCTGGGGCGACAACAAGCACTGGAGGATGCGTAGCCCTCGTTCGGATGGTTAATCCGTCTTGTTGTGTGGTTGTCCATACACCATCCGTAGCGGCAGCCATATCATCTAAAGGGAGACTCGTTACCTGATCATCGCTGTATTCAGGCTTCTCCTGAAGTGATGCCGTGATGTAGGCAATACTTTGTAGCGTTTTGCCAAGTCCCATATCATCTGCCAAGATGCCTCCGAACCGATAAAATGCAAGCGTACGAAGCCATTGGTACCCGCTGACCTGATAATCACGCAGCACAGGTGCTAGCGCGGAAGGCAACTCAAAATCCATTCCATCCGGATCGCGGAGGTGATCCAAGAAACGTCGTAACGAGCCGCCCCATTTTACATGGTTGGACACTTCGTCACGCCCTGGTAGTTGAAGTGCCCGAACAGCAGGCAACGATAGCTGGCTGCTGTTCATATCAGCTGCCTCTAAACCAAGCGAGTCAGCGAGACGCGCAAAGCTCTCAGCCCCTTCATTTTCAAGTGAGACAAACACGCCGCTGCGTAAACGGAAATAAGGTTTCTTTTCCACAATACTACGCATAATCTCTCGCAGCTCCAGCTCATCGATGCCTTCCATTTCAAACGAAATTTCTAGCCAATCCAGTCCTTTACCTAGATCTGCTCTTACTTTGGGAGGCGTAGGATAGGATTGCATCATCGCTTTCACTGCATGTGGCATATAAATATCTACGAAACCTTCGAGCTCAGGGAGCAAATGATACATGACATCATAGATCGCATCTTCTCGTTCACTCGTCCACACACTCCCATCCCGTTCTAGAAAAGAGTGATCCAAACGATCAATCAGATTCCGTTCCGCATGGCGATCACGCACGAGAATGATCTTCTTCTCATCCTCATCTATCAGATATTCAGCAAGTGGATTAATAACCATGACACTATAATCGAATTCCAGACGTGCGGTAATCCGCTCTCGGTAGAAGTCGATATATAACTTCGGTGCAAGTTCCGGCTCCGCAATCTGCTCACGCACCTGTGAATCAATAGATAAATGTCCAAGGAGACGAAGCTCCGGCACAACATGCTGTACAAACTCATCCACCTGCTGGGCTGAAATGTCGATGCTTTCTTTAATGCCATACGAGGTGAGCGCCTTGCTTAGATCCTCTAAGCTCCGCATCTGCATTGCATCTAACATATGCAACTGTCCTTCCACGACAGCAGCATCATACGCAGGAAGCAGAATCAGTTCACGTAGTCCAGAAACTTCAAGCTGATACCCTTCATTCGAGCCCTGTGCGATACGATAGTACAAAGGCAATACACCTTCGCCTAAGGTCAGCGGCCCATTAATAAAACCCGTACCTTCCATTCGGCTATCCGCCTGAAGCAACAATTCGAGCAGCGGCTTCCAAACTAATGGAGCAATGAGAATATCCCTTCCATCGGAAGCACCCAGGTACCCAGATATCGATTGTCGATAAGCTTCCTCACTCTGTCTCATTCGAATCAACATTGATAGAATAGCCTGATTCTGAGCATTAAAATAGTGCATGGAAGGATCGTAGAGGAATAACTTCGTAAACGACATCGGTTCGCCTTTCTCAATACAGTTGAGGAATTGCTTTACCTTCTGAACAACGTACAGTCGTTTGCCTCCAACTTTCAGTTCAAGAGCCAGTTTGGCTCCCCCTTGATGAACCTGTACGAGTTTGCATATAAACTGCACATGTAACTCTTCCCGCAGCGAAGACCGTGTGACAGGTGCTGTGTGATGCCGTCTATGCTCATCTACGTAATGGCGTTCCTTGGCAAACATAGACAAAATCTGATCTGCTGTCCGATAGGAGGGTTTATCTGC
It includes:
- the galU gene encoding UTP--glucose-1-phosphate uridylyltransferase GalU yields the protein MRIRKAIIPAAGLGTRFLPATKAMPKEMLPIVDKPTIQYIIEEAVASGIEDIIIVTGKGKRAIEDHFDSSFELEQNLASKQKWDLLEQVRKPSEMADIHYIRQKEAKGLGHAIWCARKFIGNEPFAVLLGDDIVESKHPCLQQMIEVYDELQSPIVGVQPVGWDEVSRYGIVDGEAIPNTEDRVFRARRLIEKPKQEDAPSNLAIMGRYILTPDIFEILGRQSVGVGGEIQLTDALSLLNHQRQILAYHFDGLRHDVGEKLGFIETTLHYAMQRPDLREELLKYLEKIVNENKS
- a CDS encoding DEAD/DEAH box helicase, with product MAPFTIMDIKLLCGVTAFKQGEAYNESGRVTGLTASEDQKHYEALVRGTQRYKVTVDLDEVGEIVADCNCPNDTSYYDQCKHVAAVLLSIHQWGEQQERESRSNLPSKVGTLVEEREWERPAPVHFAQANRPSSAPGWGRSADKPSYRTADQILSMFAKERHYVDEHRRHHTAPVTRSSLREELHVQFICKLVQVHQGGAKLALELKVGGKRLYVVQKVKQFLNCIEKGEPMSFTKLFLYDPSMHYFNAQNQAILSMLIRMRQSEEAYRQSISGYLGASDGRDILIAPLVWKPLLELLLQADSRMEGTGFINGPLTLGEGVLPLYYRIAQGSNEGYQLEVSGLRELILLPAYDAAVVEGQLHMLDAMQMRSLEDLSKALTSYGIKESIDISAQQVDEFVQHVVPELRLLGHLSIDSQVREQIAEPELAPKLYIDFYRERITARLEFDYSVMVINPLAEYLIDEDEKKIILVRDRHAERNLIDRLDHSFLERDGSVWTSEREDAIYDVMYHLLPELEGFVDIYMPHAVKAMMQSYPTPPKVRADLGKGLDWLEISFEMEGIDELELREIMRSIVEKKPYFRLRSGVFVSLENEGAESFARLADSLGLEAADMNSSQLSLPAVRALQLPGRDEVSNHVKWGGSLRRFLDHLRDPDGMDFELPSALAPVLRDYQVSGYQWLRTLAFYRFGGILADDMGLGKTLQSIAYITASLQEKPEYSDDQVTSLPLDDMAAATDGVWTTTQQDGLTIRTRATHPPVLVVAPASLTYNWANEFARFAPQLRVLIAAGHREERASMLADMNQADVIVTSYPLLRRDLDMYLGRSFHTLILDEAQAIKNSSSQTAQAVKQIQAPRRFALTGTPVENSLDELWSIFEAVFPGLFPNYRRFRDLPPERIAPMVRPFILRRLKKDVLEELPDRIETVQRSELTDEQKKLYAAYLAQLQDETSKDMEDGGFNKNRIKILAGITRLRQLCCHPALFVEGYLGDSGKMEQLLETVEDCLAAGKRILIFSQFASMLSLIRQTLAAQGRDLFYLDGQTPAASRVEMCRRFNEGEGELFLISLKAGGTGLNLTGADTVILYDLWWNPAVEEQAIGRAHRMGQKQVVQVIRLITEGTIEEKILELQQRKKDLIAEVIEPGDGGSTTLSEQDIRELLMV